In Bacteroides coprosuis DSM 18011, the following are encoded in one genomic region:
- a CDS encoding hypothetical protein (COGs: COG2388 acetyltransferase~KEGG: rbi:RB2501_13694 hypothetical protein~SPTR: Putative uncharacterized protein;~IMG reference gene:2504107192), whose translation MMTENNFSNNEASKRYELLVEGQIAYAEYIKTSKGVVYITKTLVPIELEGKGVASKLVNLVLEDIKKNGQTVVPQCPFVKRYIALNPEWGSLVENFIK comes from the coding sequence ATGATGACTGAAAATAATTTTTCGAATAATGAAGCCTCCAAACGCTATGAATTGCTTGTGGAGGGGCAGATAGCTTATGCAGAGTACATTAAGACAAGCAAAGGTGTAGTTTATATTACTAAGACTCTTGTACCTATCGAGTTAGAAGGTAAAGGTGTAGCATCTAAATTAGTCAATTTAGTGTTGGAAGACATAAAGAAGAATGGACAAACTGTAGTTCCTCAATGTCCATTTGTAAAGAGATATATAGCTTTAAACCCTGAATGGGGATCACTTGTAGAAAATTTCATAAAATGA
- a CDS encoding protein of unknown function DUF1271 (InterPro IPR010693~KEGG: pdi:BDI_3075 hypothetical protein~PFAM: Ferredoxin soy-like~SPTR: Putative uncharacterized protein;~IMG reference gene:2504107193~PFAM: Protein of unknown function (DUF1271)) yields the protein MSDKKYRYNNGELTIVWQPSLCSHSGKCVKTLPQVYNPDAKPWITTGGCNNR from the coding sequence ATGAGCGATAAAAAGTACAGATACAACAACGGAGAGTTGACTATTGTGTGGCAACCTAGCCTGTGTAGTCATTCTGGGAAATGTGTAAAGACGCTACCACAAGTATATAACCCCGATGCAAAACCTTGGATAACAACGGGGGGTTGCAACAACCGATGA
- a CDS encoding flavodoxin (COGs: COG0716 Flavodoxins~InterPro IPR010086:IPR008254~KEGG: bvu:BVU_3217 flavodoxin FldA~PFAM: Flavodoxin/nitric oxide synthase~SPTR: Flavodoxin;~TIGRFAM: Flavodoxin, long chain~IMG reference gene:2504107194~PFAM: Flavodoxin~TIGRFAM: flavodoxin, long chain), with the protein MKKIGIYYGSTTGSTQGVAEKIGEKLNVAETDIKDIAKFSSDEFQNYDVLILGTSTWGEGDLQDDWYDALDEIKNMDLSSKQVALFGCGDGLSYPDSFCGAMGTLHDSLGGTGCTFIGSVATDGYDFSDSQSLVDGSFVGLPLDEDNEDNQTDSRIEAWVEELQNQM; encoded by the coding sequence ATGAAGAAGATAGGAATTTATTACGGCTCTACTACAGGTTCAACACAAGGTGTAGCCGAAAAAATAGGAGAAAAACTAAATGTAGCAGAGACCGACATTAAAGATATTGCAAAATTTTCAAGTGATGAATTTCAGAACTATGATGTTTTAATCTTAGGTACATCAACATGGGGTGAGGGGGATTTACAAGACGACTGGTATGATGCCCTCGATGAAATAAAAAACATGGACCTCTCGAGTAAGCAAGTTGCTCTGTTTGGTTGTGGAGATGGACTTTCGTACCCCGATTCATTTTGTGGTGCTATGGGTACTCTCCACGATAGTTTAGGTGGAACAGGATGCACATTTATAGGGTCAGTAGCGACTGATGGGTATGATTTCAGTGACTCTCAATCCCTTGTTGATGGTTCTTTTGTAGGTTTGCCACTCGATGAAGATAATGAAGATAACCAAACAGACTCTCGCATAGAAGCTTGGGTGGAAGAACTTCAAAATCAGATGTAG
- a CDS encoding hypothetical protein (KEGG: tet:TTHERM_00884530 hypothetical protein~IMG reference gene:2504107196) — MSNKTLFFLCVGQIFFLYFIMMIVAKYIDKADLQFFYLSFHSAPKATSFFLLGSAIMLLNTIVFNMRSKK; from the coding sequence ATGTCAAATAAAACACTCTTTTTCCTTTGCGTAGGGCAAATCTTCTTTTTGTATTTTATCATGATGATTGTTGCCAAATACATTGACAAGGCAGATCTTCAGTTTTTCTATCTGTCCTTTCATTCAGCTCCTAAAGCTACTTCATTTTTCTTACTAGGCTCTGCCATTATGCTACTCAATACCATTGTGTTTAATATGCGCTCTAAAAAATAA